A window of the Labrus mixtus chromosome 8, fLabMix1.1, whole genome shotgun sequence genome harbors these coding sequences:
- the ftr67 gene encoding finTRIM family, member 67, whose amino-acid sequence MAHAGLVLDKDQFNCSICLDVLKDPVTIPCGHSYCSGCIRNYWDQDDYLGIFVCPQCRQNFNPRPLLARNTMLADVVDKFKKTGLQEAVNQSFAEADDVECDVCTGRKNKAVKSCLVCLASYCDVHLQPHYESAAFKKHKLVSASKRLQETICARHDKLLEVYCRTDKQCICYLCLTDEHRGHDTVLAETEIQQRQKQLDDMKQNSQLKIHQREKEAQDLRQAIFSLIRSARAASEESDAVFTELIRSIELKRFEVRELIKAQEKTAVSQAEQLLEKIQKEIAELKKNKAELDKLSHSDDQIHFLQSCQSLLAPPMLSALPSVSVDPGLTFGPVMTAVSDFKGLLQEVCQGGFVSIYERVRDVVIVGPQSPAVQLDTTQPADGALAVQMEATEVIPPTGLDQSPVNLFNPLLNPGPSAPTFNFSPFGSKFSTGARQRHMQRRAHPRRK is encoded by the exons ATGGCTCATGCCGGACTGGTTCTGGACAAGGACCAGTTCAACTGCTCGATATGTCTGGACGTGCTGAAGGACCCAGTGACCATCCCATGCGGACACAGTTACTGCTCGGGCTGTATTCGGAACTACTGGGACCAGGATGACTACTTGGGGATCTTCGTCTGCCCACAGTGCAGGCAGAACTTTAACCCGAGGCCGCTGCTCGCCAGAAACACTATGCTGGCCGACGTGGTGGATAAGTTCAAAAAGACTGGACTGCAAGAGGCCGTCAACCAAAGCTTTGCCGAGGCGGACGACGTGGAGTGCGACGTGTGCACCGGGAGgaaaaacaaagctgtcaaGTCCTGTCTGGTGTGTCTGGCCTCCTACTGCGACGTCCACCTCCAGCCCCACTACGAGTCTGCTGCTTTCaagaaacacaagctggtgTCGGCCTCCAAAAGACTCCAGGAGACCATTTGTGCCCGACACGACAAACTACTAGAGGTTTACTGTCGCACAGACAAACAGTGCATCTGTTACCTGTGTCTGACGGACGAGCACAGAGGACACGACACAGTGCTGGCTGAGACTGAGATACAACAGAGACAG AAACAGCTTGATGACATGAAGCAGAACTCTCAGCTGAAAATTCATCAAAGGGAAAAGGAGGCACAGGACCTGAGACAAGCCATATTCTCCCTCATT CGTTCCGCCCGGGCAGCATCAGAGGAGAGCGATGCCGTCTTCACCGAACTGATCCGCTCGATTGAGCTGAAGCGGTTCGAGGTGAGAGAGCTGATCAAAGCCCAGGAGAAGACGGCTGTCAGTCAAGCTGAGCAGCTGCTGGAGAAGATCCAGAAGGAGATTGCTGAGCTGAAGAAGAACAAGGCAGAGCTGGACAAACTTTCCCACAGTGATGACCAAATCCATTTCCTCCAG AGTTGTCAGTCTCTCCTTGCTCCACCTATGCTGTCAGCTCTTCCTTCAGTCAGCGTTGACCCCGGCCTCACCTTCGGCCCGGTCATGACAGCTGTGTCGGACTTTAAAGGGCTACTGCAGGAGGTCTGCCAGGGAGGATTTGTGAGCATCTACGAGAGAG TGAGAGATGTAGTAATAGTAGGTCCTCAGAGTCCTGCTGTGCAGCTCGACACAACACAGCCCGCTGATGGTGCATTAGCCGTACAAATGGAAGCAACAGAAG tGATCCCTCCAACTGGCTTAGACCAAAGTCCCGTCAACCTTTTCAACCCTTTACTCAACCCAGGACCCTCTGCGCCCACCTTCAACTTCTCACCGTTTG GCTCAAAGTTCTCTACAGGAGccagacagagacacatgcagagacgtGCTCACCCCAGGAGGAAATAG
- the LOC132979302 gene encoding E3 ubiquitin/ISG15 ligase TRIM25-like, whose translation MAAATISIEQDQFCCSVCLEILRDPVTIPCGHSYCLDCIEDYWNRAKQKGQYSCPQCRQVFNPRPLLSRNTVLGEVVEKLQQSGFQVPPQTVSKAEEVKCSECTVRKTKAVKSCLVCLESYCGAHLRVHEDRFHGKAHMLIPASDQLREKLCPQHDKVLRLYCRTDQQCVCSQCLKGRHKGHDAVTMVDERAAQQKNLQESSLKSLQKMKDAEKEIRYVVRYIKHSTEAVVEESERIFSKLIRSIEKQSGEVKEQIRGQQRVAVSQAEELLEKIQRETVELRRSDAELEKLCRTEDHLHFLQKCKSLHFPVKSVEMPDTDALQYLMYKTMRGALADLKDSLDETLEKDFDRISEKVMSLKETSNQITSEKAKAKNTDHSYNSEPKTRADFLQYYNEVTLDPSTANPYLSFFNGHRGVTTRLEPQTYPDHPQRFTSWAQVLCKAGMAGRCYWEVEWAGNGGVSIGVCYKNMNRSGGGSDCKLGHNSKSWSLDCSPSSCSFQHNKESVTITAPKCSSRIGLFLDFRAGTFAVYNVSDTMVLLHKVKATFTQPVYPGFWVGLGSTLQLCSL comes from the exons ATGGCAGCAGCAACTATTTCTATAGAACAAGACCAGTTTTGTTGTTCGGTGTGCCTTGAGATTTTGAGAGACCCGGTGACGATCCCGTGTGGACACAGCTACTGCCTGGACTGCATTGAAGACTACTGGAACAGAGCCAAGCAGAAGGGCCAatacagctgccctcagtgtagACAGGTGTTCAATCCCAGACCTCTGCTGAGCAGAAACACTGTCCTGGGTGAAGTGGTGGAGAAGTTACAGCAGTCCGGATTTCAAGTTCCACCTCAAACCGTGTCCAAAGCAGAGGAGGTGAAGTGCAGCGAGTGCACAGTGAGGAAAACCAAAGCTGTTAAGTCATGCCTTGTGTGTTTGGAGTCGTACTGTGGGGCTCACCTGAGAGTCCACGAGGATCGCTTTCATGGCAAGGCACACATGTTGATCCCAGCTTCAGACCAGCTGAGGGAGAAGCTGTGCCCGCAGCATGATAAGGTACTGAGGCTGTACTGCCGCACTgaccagcagtgtgtgtgttcacagtgtctTAAAGGGAGACACAAGGGCCACGATGCAGTCACTATGGTGGACGAGAGAGCAGCACAACAG AAAAACCTCCAGGAATCATCTTTGAAGTCGCTGCAGAAAATGAAGGATGCAGAGAAGGAAATCAGATATGTTGTCAGATACATAAAG CACTCCACAGAGGCAGTGGTGGAGGAGAGCGAGAGGATTTTCTCAAAGCTGATCCGCTCCATAGAGAAGCAGAGTGGCGAGGTGAAGGAGCAGatcagagggcagcagagagtGGCTGTCAGTCAGGCTgaggagctgctggagaagATCCAGAGGGAGACagtggagctgaggaggagcgaCGCTGAGCTGGAGAAGCTCTGTCGCACCGAGGACCACCTCCACTTCCTGCAG AAGTGCAAGTCTCTTCACTTCCCTGTGAAGTCTGTGGAGATGCCCGACACTGACGCTCTTCAGTATCTCATGTATAAAACCATGAGAGGAGCTCTGGCTGACCTCAAAGACAGTCTGGATGAAACACTTGAGAAAGACTTCGACAGAATCTCTGAGAAAG TCATGTCACTGAAGGAAACAAGCAATCAAATAACCTCTGAAAAAGCTAAAG CCAAAAACACAGATCATTCCTACAACTCAGAACCGAAGACCAGAGCCGATTTCCTACAAT ATTACAATGAAGTCACCCTCGACCCGAGCACAGCCAACCCGTATCTCTCCTTCTTCAATGGTCATAGAGGAGTGACCACACGTTTAGAGCCTCAGACGTACCCGGACCACCCGCAGCGCTTCACCAGCTGGGCTCAAGTGCTGTGCAAAGCCGGGATGGCTGGACGCTGCTACTGGGAGGTGGAATGGGCCGGTAATGGAGGGGTTTCTATCGGCGTCTGCTACAAAAACATGAACCGGAGCGGAGGAGGGAGCGACTGCAAGCTCGGACACAACTCCAAATCCTGGAGCCTGGACTGCTCCCCCTCATCGTGTTCGTTTCAGCACAATAAGGAGAGTGTGACCATCACTGCTCCTAAATGCAGCAGCAGGATAGGATTGTTTCTGGACTTCAGGGCTGGGACTTTCGCAGTATATAATGTTTCTGATACAATGGTTTTGCTCCATAAAGTCAAGGCGACGTTCACGCAGCCCGTATACCCAGGATTCTGGGTGGGGTTGGGTTCCACGTTGCAGCTGTgctctctttaa